DNA from Halobaculum sp. XH14:
GACGCGAACCGACGGGGTGGTCGCTGACCGCCTCGTGTCGCCGCGGGTCGGGTCGGAACAGGCTCGCGGCGGCGAGGTGCCGCTCGCGATCAGAACACCTCGGCGGCGACCGCCCGCCGCCTCGGGTCGGAACACGCTCGCGGCGGCCAAGTGCCGCTCGCGGTCAGAACAGGCTGTCGGCGGTGGCGGCCCCGATGACCGAGAAGACGGCACCGACGCTCATCGCCTTGAGCGTGACGTAGACCATCGTCGCCGTCGAGACCGGTCCCTCGACGTGGTTCGGGACGAGCGTCGCGGGCGCGTCGAACGACAGCGCGAGGATGAGCACCGAGAGGTACGAGACGGCGATGAGCGAGAGGAACCGCAGCGGGACGCCGCCGACCTCCGCCTCGCGGTCCGGGTCGCGCTCGTCGTCGGCCTTGTACAGCGCGCCGTAGCCGACCGCGAACACGATGACGACGGTCGTGACCGTCTGATACCACTCCATCCCGACCGCGAGCGCCCACACCTCGTCGGTGACGACGAACGGTCCCGCGAGGAGGAAGCCGCCCACCACCTGCTGGGCGGTGTCCGCGAGCTGGTACCGACGGCCTCGTCCGACCATGGGTTGGAAAACCGGGGACGGAATAAAAACGTCCCGAGGCGACCGACCCGCCCGGGACGCGATCCGTCGGCACCGCACTGATCGATCGCGGGGATTCGACGGCGACGGGCCGGTCGCCCGTCGAAATCGGGCGGCGGCAATCCTCGGGAGGGAGGACAGCGTTAAACGCGGACCCGTGTTATCCGACCCCATGCACACGGATGCAGCTTCAGCCCACCGAGCGCGGGTGGGACGGTAGATGCGGGTCGTAGCGAAGTTCGGGGGGACCTCCCTCGGCTCCGGGGACCGGGTGGCGCGGGCGGCGGACTCGATCGCCAAGGCGGTCGACTCGGGCCACGAGATCGCGGTGGTCGCCTCCGCCATGGGTTCGACGACCGACGAACTGCTCGAGGAGATCGAGTTCGAGGTCGACGACGCGGACCGGGCTGAGATCGTCTCGATGGGCGAGCGCACGTCGGTACGGATGCTCAAGGCGGCGCTCACGGCCAGGGGGGTCGACGCGACGTTCCTCGAACCGGGCAGCGAGGAGTGGCCGGTCATCACCAACGAGGTCGGCGAACTCGACGCCGAGGCGACCCGCGAGCGCGCCGCGACCCTCGCGGCCTCCCTCGACGGGACGGTCCCGGTCATCACGGGCTTTCTCGCACAGACGCTCGCGGGCGAGGTCACGACGCTCGGCCGCGGCGGATCGGACACGAGCGCGGTCATGCTCGGCAAGTACATGGACGCCGACGAGGTCGTCATCGTCACCGACGTGGAGGGCGTGATGACCGGCGACCCCCACGTCGTCGAGGGGGCGCGAAACGTCGCGCGCATCACGGTCGACGAACTCCGGAACCTCTCGTTCCGCGGCGCCGAGGTGATCGCGCCCTCCGCGC
Protein-coding regions in this window:
- a CDS encoding aspartate kinase, whose translation is MRVVAKFGGTSLGSGDRVARAADSIAKAVDSGHEIAVVASAMGSTTDELLEEIEFEVDDADRAEIVSMGERTSVRMLKAALTARGVDATFLEPGSEEWPVITNEVGELDAEATRERAATLAASLDGTVPVITGFLAQTLAGEVTTLGRGGSDTSAVMLGKYMDADEVVIVTDVEGVMTGDPHVVEGARNVARITVDELRNLSFRGAEVIAPSALVYKDEDLDVRVVHYQHGDLLAGGTRIEGTFQNLIDMREDSLACVTVAGRAIRNRPGILADLSTALRGAEINIDAVASGMDSVTFYVDTDISGAAQATLHEEVVGDESLSSVTVEDDFAVVRVMGGELPNRPGVISDIVGPIAAAGITVHDIITSATSVALFVDWEDREEVLRIVQDEF
- a CDS encoding DUF2391 family protein encodes the protein MVGRGRRYQLADTAQQVVGGFLLAGPFVVTDEVWALAVGMEWYQTVTTVVIVFAVGYGALYKADDERDPDREAEVGGVPLRFLSLIAVSYLSVLILALSFDAPATLVPNHVEGPVSTATMVYVTLKAMSVGAVFSVIGAATADSLF